In Rosa rugosa chromosome 4, drRosRugo1.1, whole genome shotgun sequence, the genomic stretch ATAAAATAATTAGAACGAAGTAAAAAGGCGTCACGCTTAGCACTGGTGTCGTGAGACTCAATGAAATCATATAGCAGAATAAAAGTGGTAAAACCAATTTCGTCAAAAAATAAAGGCCACGTGGGAGGTGAAACCATATCTCAGATATTGATGTCAAGAAAGCCATGGTGTTCAGAGCCAGGAAAGAACTCCATGCTACCATGGAGTGAGAGGCAAAGTTTGATGGTACATTGGGTTCACCAGTACTATTAGATCCGTCACTGCTGGTTTTACGACCAAATGGAGTGCTGAAGTAATCCTTCTGCATACCGGCTGGTGGGCTGAGCACGGCTTGGAATGTGGCTGTTGCAATCAGGACAGCTACCACTAGAAGATTATTACGATTCTCATTTGACATGCAACTTTTAGTGAGGTAACTATACATAACCCATCTTTCGAGCAATGACATCTCTGTTCTTAGAAAATTTGCAAGAGTAGGAAGTTTAGGGAGTGAAGAAGCTCTCAAAGCTCCTCTTTGGAGTAATAAACTTCTTATTTCTGTATTATTGTTATGCATTCCTTGGTGATCTGATATGTCCATTGCTGTTAAACCCTCCAAATTCTTGGCATTTATATCAACCCTTTTTATTAACAACCTCACCACCTGCATTATTTAGATGGAAAGTTAGTCAAATACTTTTGAAATAGATTCCTTCTCAAAATGGGAAAACATAGTCTTAAAACCATAGTTTAGAGTTATAGATCATGCTATCATAGACTATGACTAGCCAAAAGAGTTTCTTCTGCAATTTGGTTCCTTCTTCCTTTTAGGACAGCTAAATGACTTACTATTGAAAGTTTGTTTCAGCTCTCACATAAGTTTGAGGCTAGCTTATGACTACAAACCATAATTTATagttataaataaaaataaaaataataataagaataaaaataaaaaaacttgtCATTATTGAAGTTCTGAAAGGTTTCTGCTGAAAAATAAGCGACTAGCTAGTTGATATATGCTTAAATATTTGTCTTGCCTTTTTTAACCCCAAAAAATAACACAAAAAGAATTACCGGAACCTGAAGCAAcacttcttctcaaaaaaaaaccTGAAGCAACACTGTAATTTTCTATGTCAGTGTTAGGGATAAGTACTGAGGGAAGAAAAGTTTGCCTGGAATTGATTTCTTAATATTGCAATGTGCAGTACAGTGTTGCCTTCATCATCAGTCCACTGCAAGATCATGTCCATATCAACATGGTGAAGCCATCCCATCAAGACTTCAAGTGCTTCCAACTTGTCATTCTTTGCAGCAACATGAAGTGCAGTTTCTTTTCGAATTGTCAGATCTATGATAGACTCTGGGGAAGCTGCTAAAAACTCAGCCAAAAGATCTAAGTATCCAATTTCGGCTGCATAATGCAAGAGAGTCTTTCCCTCCCTTCCTTTGACTCGGACAAGGTCCCTATAGACGGACAGGAGAAAAAGCAATGTATGTGTTTTTCCTTGCTTCAAAGCAAGGTGCATTGCGCTGAAGCCTTCCGGGTTTTGCTTCCTTGCAAATTCTGGCTTCAATCTCATCATCTCCATGGCAAAATCGGTATGCCCTGAAGATGCAGCAATGTGCAAAGGAGTATCAACAAATGGAACAAGGTTGATGCGCTCCAATATATATGAGTCCTCCTGTATCAGTGCATACAGGCCACCAATATTCCCCCCTTGCGCAGCCTGCTTCAACCTTTGATCCGTGCTGAGAAATAACATAATTAGAAAACTGAGAGATTAGAATATAATGCATGCTGTCACATGCAATTATGGAATAACTGTGCAAGATGCCTAGACATTTCTAGATTTCCTATGTGCAAGTCATTTGCACCTGTAGCAGTGATGATATGTGAATGACTCTGCTCAAGTCAGAGCAATATAgttaaccaaaaaagaaaactgaaaattcTTCCTCCGTGTGAATTAATTATATATCCTAACTCTCTATTTAGGCTGGGAGCATGctttaaatcaataaaagccAAGCAAAAGGTACCAATATTTCATCAAAATGAGTTCCTCAACCTTTTGTAATACGTGAAGGTTGGAACAGACAGAAGTGAAGATCCTTCAAGAGCTCCAGCACCACATAGCATAGTCCTTATTCGTCTGTCATTCAGTGGCTGTTGATGCTGTATGATGTCCAGGGGAGTCCAACCCGCCAAATTCTTGAAGTTTACATCAACTTGTGAGGTCAATAAAAGCATAACTGCCTGCATAATGGAGAAATGGTCCAATTGCTGGATAAATCAAAATTTACAAGGTTGCTTTCTTTTCAGTCCAAAAAACAAGTTGCTTTCTCTTTAATTGAGTGATTGCAAACTTCAAAGGATATATATTAGAACTTGGAAACTTTTTTATCAGTTATGAAAATTTTGCTGCCTTGTTTTGGCAGCATATATACTACACTATATTGTGGTACTAATAATATAGTGTGTCCACTATATGATACTATAAAATTGACCCCCAATTGAGATTCACAAATTGTTTATCTTTAGATCTGAAGCTGAAATTTCTTATGTTTTTTGAGGTCAATATAAGACCAGGAAAACTGACCTCAGGTTGATTTCTAAGTGCTGCAATGTGCAACAAAGTGTTGCCATCCTCATCCTTCCAGTTCAATACCTTTTTCTCCAATTGATGTACCTCTTCATAACAGACCTCTTTTAGCCATCTAAACACAAATTCAAATGCTTCGACCTTGTCATTTTTCAGCGCAATATGCAGAGAGGTCTCGTTTCGAATTGTCACATCCTCCAAAGATTTTGGGCAGGCCGATAGAAACACATCTAAGAGTTCGATATTTCCTTCCCTGGCTACATAGTGCAAAGGTGTCACACCCTCCCTCCCTGGCACACGAACAAGGCTTCTATCAGCATCTAAGAGACGAACCACCATCCTGGTTTTTCCACTTTGCAGGGCCAAGTGCATGGGATTAAATCCATCTTGGTTCGGCTTCCTAGCAAATGATGGCTTTAGCCTCATTATCTCCATGGCAAACTGTGAATGCCCTTCGGCAGCAGCTATGTGTAGAGGAGTATCGACAAATGATGCCCCAGTAATGTGATCTAGAAGTTCACCATCCTCCATAATCAATCTGTACAAGAAATCAATATCTCCAGATTGAGAAGCCTCCTTCAACCTCTGGTCCATTCTAGGAAAGTGATGCACTGACGCTTATACTATATCAACCTGATCAAGATCTTACTTCTATCTATTTTCTCATGGTGAAAGCAATCACAGCATTTAGATTCTAAAGAGATGAGTAATTGCTGCAGAAAATCTAAAAGTCGCAGAAGTTCCAACAATTACATGACAGTAGTTCAGAAATGGTAAAGCCAATATGTGACTAGTGAGAAGTGAGAAGTGAGAAGTGACCGTCACCAACAACTACAATATATATCAGAACCCCAACTGCTACATGTAAAGTCTGAAGCAACTTCATAGTGTATTGCGGGGAAAGCAGGATCAATAGTCTTGTCAATTATGGTCAAGACAAAGACACCTTCACTATGTAGTATGTACACCAGAGcgacaaaaaataaacaaaacaaaataagacTCCTTGCGCCCTGCGGCATCCAAAGTCTCTGGCCATGGTGGCGACAGTGTCATTAGTCCACTTGGGTTTACATGACTGTAGCTAGCAGACATATATGGAAGTCTCAGTTTAagacttttcttcttttcctattTATATTTAGCACTTTTAAGAACAAAAAGGACCACCAATAAATGGTCATGAGTAATTTGGCACATCGGTGTGTATATATTGTTACGTGCGGTAGCACATTTCTCTTTAGCTTTAAGAAAGAATACAGTACGTAAATAACGAATATGTTGTTGTTAACGTtggtgatccgtgggatctctagttagcttaagtgagagagagagagagattgacacgagatgtatagtggttcacctcccgccttagcgggagactacgtccacttgaaagcttatactagtgtgtcgagccttgcggcctaacatgattacaaagtgtgtaatggagtTGGTTgtggaatgaatggtgtttaagtgggaggagagttccttttataggtgaaggaagccatctcctttacattgttttcgatgtgggacaagtaacaactattctagtgtagaaactattctagtgtggaaatgcctagtttgtggaggcaactttgcaagggcgggaaggtggcttcccggtggcggatttgcgacttccggataccgtagcgtaacttgaacatagggctacacgatgcatgtctcggttgggccttgccatgtctcgtgggtgtcccaaagtgggtgttaattatgcttggtgatgtagcaaatactccatattgttggaggtatgtacaagtccccgaagtccccaagtaagaggagcttcttggttggggagttatacacacgatgtcaccaagcataagtaaccgggcggtacggagcccctacaagtccccgaactccgtaagcaagaagggactcgttaacctgcacaacaaagacaaaaaacaggcatacgtagaatgctcgttgcattgggcaacaaatgtgagttgcaccgatatgcgttggcatatatgaacgtatggggtgtgtgatacatggtcgtgtgagcatatggattgcatatgataaatgtgtgacgcgcgcaaggagacgaacgaggtcgattttgacggggttacgctcgtgaggtgtaagttgcatgagtgcggcgaaggtatgcatttgtaactcatgaacgatgaccgcgcgtatGGTTGTGTCtatttggttttcgctcgtgtTAATGGAActcgaaaagaatttgatttgtcgcggtcggtaaacgacaaatggtagaaaaattcaatgttccattaacgtgtggtgtgtcgagtaaacaggagcgtaaagctcgaggattgccgggaaggcatgagcggaaagctcgtgagcgggaaactcggggttgccgggaaggcatgagcgggaagctcaagggttgccggggaggcatgagcggaagctcgtgggttgccgggaaggcatgagcggaagctggggaggcatgagcggaagctagtgggttgccgggaaggcatgagcggaagctcgtgggttgccggggaggcatgagcggaagctccagggttgccggggaggcatgagcgggaagctcgtggtgccgggaaggcatgagcggaagctcggggttgccggggaggcatgagcgggaagctcgtggtgccgggaaggcatgagtggaagctcggggttgccggggaggcatgagcggaagctcaagggttgccggggaggcatgagcggaagctcgtggtgccgggaaggcatgagcggaagctcggggttgccggggaggcatgagcggaagctcaagggttgccggggaagcatgagcggaagctcgtgggttgccgggaaggcatgagcggaagctcgtgggttgccggggaggcatgagtggaagctcaagggttgccggggaggcatgagcgggaagctcgtggtgccgggaaggcatgagcggaagctcggggttgccggggaggcatgagtggaagctcggggttgccggggaggcatgagcggaagctcaagggttgccggggaggcatgagcggaagctcgtgggtgccgggaaggcatgagcggaagctcgtgggtgccgggaaggcatgagcggaagctcgtgggttgccggggaggcatgagcggaagctcaagggttgccggggaggcatgagcgggaagctcgtggtgccgggaaggcatgagcggaaagctcgtgagcggaagctcgtgggtgccgggaaggcatgagcgggaagctcgtgagcggaagctcaagggtgccgcgaaggcatgagcgggaagctcgtgagcggaagctcaagggtgccgcgaaggcatgagcggtaagctcgtgagcggaagctcgtggtgcctggaaggcgtgagcggaagctcaagggtgccgagaaggcatgagcggtaagctcgtgagcaaAAGCTTGCGGTGCctggaaggcgtgagcggaagctcaagggtgccgagaaggcatgagcggtaagctcgtgagggAGGCTCGGCGGTgctgctgaggcacgagcgcgaaaagcttggcggtgccgctgaggcacgagcgcgaaagcctggcggtgccgctgaggcacgagcgcgcgAAAAgcttggcggtgccgctgaggcacgagcgcgaaagcctggaggtgccgctgaggcacgagcgcgcaaaaagctcaggggtgccgctgaggcacgagcgcgaaaagctcggcggtgccgctgaggcacgagcgcgaaagcctggcggtgccgctgaggcacgagcacGCAAAAAgcgcggcggtgccgctgaggcacgagcgcgaaaagctcggcggtgccgctgaggcacgagcgcgcaaaaagctcggcggtgccgctgaggcacgagcgcgaaagcctggcggtgctgCTGAGGCACGAGCCCAGAGCCCTGTGTTGCCATGAGgctttaacgggtagctcgatggtgacgccctgaggcatgagcgtggtcgttgctaattatgctgggctgtatgtataagtccccgaagtccccagtcaaggagggtgttcttgcgggttgataccaaagcgtagctttgtgccgtatatcaagcataattagtgcgagtgcgtcgtccatctagaattggttggagcgaacgcttttgccctttcgggtgggcccctgccaggccctgcgaggagtcccccactcctggctatagacctccggatggtcggaaaagtgtttgatgaggggagctgcacggagcagagggtgttgggtagcgagcccaatctttggtacccaagcgtcggggttaactgccggatcaatggctgccgtgggctgtgttaactagtcccttgctgttTTCTCgaaggagaaaagcttgactgcaatgccgcgtagcggtcattgtcattatgaggcgttgccttaccgcttggcggttgaatgaaaaatgataaacacatagagcaagtaataatattttgtttgagtgtcccatgtttatttaattgagttgcaattaaaatagaagcatggcatatgtgtatagcatgtacttgtaatgtggatgctaatatcatttttgcatttttgtagatatgctaaaggatcattgagatcggtatgtgaagcatggcatatctagcatgtgaggCCTAGAAAATGTTGCCAAATCTTCGAAATGTTTtaggcatgctcaaaagtttatggaagcatgtaaaagcatatcaagtgtgaaACATTGTAgtcatgcttagaagtagtaaaagcatgtgattggcatgacattagctcaattttgaaagagcgtaaaagataagatatagttacttatcttatgccgatttggaggctagcggagttggccgagcgtgacggtccattgctttgGCGGAGCGCAATAGTAGAAGGCTAGTGATTTCGTTGATTGCAACGGTGCCTCAATTATTGGCGTTGCTGCAAGCTTCGGGAAGAAACCAGGCATTCATATCAGAGACATTCAAATTAGATGCTCAAAGAAGACCACGGGGATGAGCGTCAAGGGTGATCAGCGGCAATTGATATGTTATTGACGGTCTCTTGAGAATCCAGAATGAACGATGCCGGTGAGGGAGAGAACTTCTGGGTGCCCAGATTGAATTTCTGGGTGTGGGGAGGAGGTTGTCCAGCGGTAGCGGAGGCTCGGCGGCGGAGGAATTGGTGCTCAGTGGTGACATGGAGTCAGCGGAGAGCCAAGGTCGCCGGAGGCTCAGAGAGGCGGAGACAGCAGTGGTTTACTTGGCCGTTAGCGGATGTGCTCGGCGGAGCGGAGAACTTGGCCGGTGAAGGTTTGGCCAGCGGAGGTGAAGTTCGGCGGAGCAGAGCGGAGCTCAGCTAACGGACCTCGT encodes the following:
- the LOC133744791 gene encoding ankyrin repeat-containing protein ITN1-like, yielding MDQRLKEASQSGDIDFLYRLIMEDGELLDHITGASFVDTPLHIAAAEGHSQFAMEIMRLKPSFARKPNQDGFNPMHLALQSGKTRMVVRLLDADRSLVRVPGREGVTPLHYVAREGNIELLDVFLSACPKSLEDVTIRNETSLHIALKNDKVEAFEFVFRWLKEVCYEEVHQLEKKVLNWKDEDGNTLLHIAALRNQPEAVMLLLTSQVDVNFKNLAGWTPLDIIQHQQPLNDRRIRTMLCGAGALEGSSLLSVPTFTYYKSTDQRLKQAAQGGNIGGLYALIQEDSYILERINLVPFVDTPLHIAASSGHTDFAMEMMRLKPEFARKQNPEGFSAMHLALKQGKTHTLLFLLSVYRDLVRVKGREGKTLLHYAAEIGYLDLLAEFLAASPESIIDLTIRKETALHVAAKNDKLEALEVLMGWLHHVDMDMILQWTDDEGNTVLHIAILRNQFQAQVVRLLIKRVDINAKNLEGLTAMDISDHQGMHNNNTEIRSLLLQRGALRASSLPKLPTLANFLRTEMSLLERWVMYSYLTKSCMSNENRNNLLVVAVLIATATFQAVLSPPAGMQKDYFSTPFGRKTSSDGSNSTGEPNVPSNFASHSMVAWSSFLALNTMAFLTSISEIWFHLPRGLYFLTKLVLPLLFCYMISLSLTTPVLSVTPFYFVLIILSQLKRIVRNLFFKRSLDIKLSLLKYCPNLHREINA